DNA sequence from the Prochlorococcus marinus XMU1411 genome:
AAATGATAAATTCGGTAAATTTTAACCATTTGCCTATTCAGGATTTGGTTGTTTCAGGGTTAATAATCTTTATAATGTCGACGATTATTGCCAATATTTATGACCCATTATTGGGAATAACTTATGCATTTGGGAATATACTTACTCTTACTTTTTTGAGTTGGTTATACAAAGAGACTTGGAGTGATCCAAAGAAATAAATCAAATTCAAAAAAGATAAATAAAAAAACTACTTCTGTATTTTTAACTTTGAAGAATACTTTAAATTAACAATGTAAGTTGCAACAAGAGATAGTATCAAAAAAAATAATAAGCTCTCTAGAGTAGATTGAGGCATAACCATAATAAGTACCAAAAATAATACATTTCTACAAAAACGAATTCTGAAGAAAAATCAACCCTTTAATTATTTTTTATTTTGAAATTAATAAATCCCAATCCCAAAAAATGAATGTGCAATAAACAATAAACTAAATAATGTTAAGAAAATTAATCCTATCCAGCTTATTGTTTTTAGAAAAAATCCATATCTATTTTTAATTGGTACTAATTTGCTATTTATAGTATCCATTGCCATCCATGCAAATAACGGTGCAGTTAGAAAACTTCCAGTCATTGCAGCAAATACAAAATCTTTTACTCCTATACCTCCTGACCTTGCAATCAGCAAAGCTATTAATGATGCAAAGATATGTACAATCATCCAAATTTGAAATCTATTGCGCTCTGCTTTGGAATCCAGGTGTCCAAAATCAGTGCCTCTCAATAAACCTTGAATAGCAGAAATACTTCTTGGATATGCATCTAGACAAGTAATTGTAGTACTAAACATTGCAGCAAATGCTGCAGGTATTATGATCCATTTAGCCCAATTGCCGATGGATTTAGTGTAAAGGAGTATTAACTTTTGAGCAAAGGAGACTCCACTTCCGGAAAGCATTCCATCGCCAGTACCATACATTGTTATTGCGCCAAGAGTAAGGAAGAAAATAGCCGTAACAACAGTTATTAAGTAACCGAGATTAAAATCAAATTCTGCTTCACTGATATTTGGCTTATAATTTGAATCTTTCGCTCGAGAAAACATCCATAAAGAAGGCCAAACACATAACTCTACTGGGCAAGGCATCCATCCCATTAAAGGGATCAAAAAAGCTAAATTTGTTAACTTCCATGGACTGATTTCTGGTTCAAAAAAACTCATATTTAAGGGCTCATTTATTGACCCTTTGAACAAAAGCGATAAAACTGCAAATAATGTTAATAAAGTTAGTAGAGATACTAAAAATTTTGAAATTCTATCAAGGGCTTTATATTTACCAAGAATTAATATCATTCCAGAAACAATCAGGATTCCTATCGACAAATCCATGGCTGGAAAACTTGAGAAAAAGGGAATATTAGTTAAAAGGACACCAGAGACAAAACTTACAGCAGCTATTGTGAAAGTACCTGTAATTAGACTAACTATTAGAAATAAAGGAAGATATAAAGAATTCCTCTCTTTAAAACCTTCTAATAATGATTTACCAGTAGAGGCTGTAAATCTAGTCCCAACCAACAAGAATGGATATTTCAAAAGATTAGTAAGAAGGATTAGGCCAACTAATGAAAATCCAAACTTCGCACCAGCAGTAGTGGATGATAATAAATGAGAACCCCCAATTGCCGCTCCAGCTAGGACAATTCCTGGACCTAAACTTTTTTGTATTCCTTTTGTTAAATTCATGTTTTAATCTAATGATTTAATTTACTTTTTGAGCTCTTCTAAATTTATTTTTTAATACTCTTTTTTTAACCCAAAAACACATAATGAATCAAAAATAAAAAGTATAATTAGGAATCCTATTCGAAGTTTCATAAGATATCTCCTTCAAATATGCTTTTATAAGATATTTATTTTGTATTCAACCTCTTTTCTCCATAAAATCCTCAAAAACCTATCTAAAACATCTAATTCTTTTTTTTTAACCTTTTTTAGATTTTTATTATTTTGTTTTTGCATAAATTATTGCTTAAGTATTTCAAATTTAAACTAAGCTAAAAAAAACACAATAAGTAATACTTCTTAAAATTTTTTGTATTTTTTTTTTAATTTGATATGTATTTTTCTGCCCTTCTTAATGCTTTTATTGCTCCTCTGTAATCATGATTTTTTAATTTTTCCTTACTTTTACGTTCCAACATTTGTACTATTTCATTTCTCTTTATTTCATCAATTTTAAGCTTATGATCAAATATAAGATCGAATTTTGAAGAGTACAAACTAGATAATTCTTCTCTATATTTTTCAATAATTTTTTCATCACAAGATTTAGATTTCAATATCTCATTAGCTTTAATTTTGTCTTCTAAAGCTCCTTTAAAATTTCCAATTTTAAATTTCTTTTCACTTGATCGGGTTAGCTTAATAATATTTCCCAATATCAATCGCCCAGAATCTTCCATTTTTATTTTTTTCTAAATTCAAGATAATCTTATCAGCATAAATAAAAAACAACTTAATTTTTTTAATACTTAAATAATTAACCAATAACAAGTCCTTTTTCAAGAAGTAAATCAAAAACCTCCACACTTTTCGTTTTCCCAAATTGG
Encoded proteins:
- a CDS encoding NRAMP family divalent metal transporter produces the protein MNLTKGIQKSLGPGIVLAGAAIGGSHLLSSTTAGAKFGFSLVGLILLTNLLKYPFLLVGTRFTASTGKSLLEGFKERNSLYLPLFLIVSLITGTFTIAAVSFVSGVLLTNIPFFSSFPAMDLSIGILIVSGMILILGKYKALDRISKFLVSLLTLLTLFAVLSLLFKGSINEPLNMSFFEPEISPWKLTNLAFLIPLMGWMPCPVELCVWPSLWMFSRAKDSNYKPNISEAEFDFNLGYLITVVTAIFFLTLGAITMYGTGDGMLSGSGVSFAQKLILLYTKSIGNWAKWIIIPAAFAAMFSTTITCLDAYPRSISAIQGLLRGTDFGHLDSKAERNRFQIWMIVHIFASLIALLIARSGGIGVKDFVFAAMTGSFLTAPLFAWMAMDTINSKLVPIKNRYGFFLKTISWIGLIFLTLFSLLFIAHSFFGIGIY